A stretch of the Campylobacter concisus genome encodes the following:
- a CDS encoding toprim domain-containing protein, translating to MPRKRKKIYIDVPYSLKNTAKTMGAMWNSDEKRWFIYDTFDFEALVKLLEENKKEGASKKTVLSDGITKFKVPCFQKYQIDITDISLKFKVALNAAGLEVDTPIMDGNLRRVKVNGDKGAQKSGAYVGYLDGTPAGFIQNFKTGFISNWKYEKLDILPYSDELIYGKKTQNLANDNTVFIQRQLQRENELEDEYKKTAKILLDEFLSANFAALDHAYFVRKRVYKNYGLKQDRFGNLLMPLFDINEKFWSLQRIFPNGNKMIGALLSNEQKKNGEKLLAKKRGNFFIISDDMDLYNKNSAKLNIEALLKYNKIYICEGFATATSVHEACKMPVIVGLDVGNLEFVVQNFSTRFCNIRIIIAADNDAKKEKKSGFNIGKDKAMQIKNNFKNVSVCIPNFNDTEISSGYSDFNDLYNSRGIDEVGRQLEILL from the coding sequence ATGCCAAGGAAAAGAAAAAAAATTTATATTGATGTACCCTACTCTCTAAAAAATACTGCAAAAACAATGGGGGCTATGTGGAATAGTGACGAAAAAAGATGGTTTATTTATGATACTTTTGATTTTGAGGCATTAGTAAAGTTACTTGAAGAAAATAAAAAAGAAGGAGCTAGTAAAAAAACTGTACTATCAGATGGTATTACAAAGTTTAAAGTGCCTTGTTTTCAAAAATATCAAATTGATATTACTGACATATCTTTAAAATTTAAAGTCGCCTTAAATGCGGCTGGGCTTGAAGTAGACACACCAATAATGGATGGAAATTTGCGACGTGTTAAAGTAAATGGCGATAAGGGTGCGCAAAAAAGTGGTGCGTATGTTGGTTATTTAGATGGTACACCAGCCGGGTTTATACAAAATTTTAAAACTGGGTTTATTAGTAATTGGAAATATGAGAAATTAGACATATTACCCTATTCCGATGAACTTATTTATGGTAAAAAAACTCAGAATTTAGCAAATGACAATACAGTTTTTATTCAAAGGCAGTTACAAAGAGAGAATGAATTAGAAGACGAATATAAAAAAACAGCTAAAATTTTACTTGATGAGTTTTTGTCTGCAAATTTTGCTGCTTTAGACCATGCCTATTTTGTTAGGAAAAGAGTATATAAAAACTATGGTTTGAAACAGGATAGATTTGGAAATCTTCTTATGCCACTTTTTGATATCAACGAAAAATTTTGGTCGCTTCAACGGATATTTCCAAATGGAAATAAGATGATAGGCGCCCTACTTTCAAATGAGCAAAAGAAAAATGGTGAAAAACTTCTTGCTAAGAAGCGAGGAAATTTTTTTATTATAAGTGATGACATGGATCTTTATAATAAAAATTCAGCTAAACTTAATATTGAGGCTTTATTAAAATATAATAAAATTTATATATGTGAAGGTTTTGCCACTGCAACAAGCGTTCATGAAGCTTGTAAGATGCCTGTAATAGTTGGACTTGATGTGGGCAATTTAGAATTTGTAGTTCAGAATTTTTCTACAAGGTTTTGTAATATACGCATCATAATTGCTGCTGATAATGATGCTAAAAAAGAAAAAAAGAGTGGGTTTAATATTGGAAAAGATAAAGCAATGCAGATTAAAAATAATTTTAAAAATGTAAGTGTCTGTATTCCAAATTTTAATGATACAGAAATTTCTAGTGGATATAGTGACTTTAATGATTTGTATAATAGCAGAGGAATTGACGAAGTAGGGCGTCAATTAGAAATATTATTATAA
- a CDS encoding type II toxin-antitoxin system VapC family toxin produces MKVFFDLNIIIDIIDTDRANNQKAVALMQNLMRNGTNIVISEDSISTLYYNLRHSKQKQLILLDFLEVITQKWQLASFGVETIKKAIKYSKNSNADLEDALQYFCADKEGCEVIYTCDKNFPKIAIAVKNYD; encoded by the coding sequence ATGAAAGTCTTTTTTGACCTAAATATTATTATTGATATTATTGATACTGATAGAGCAAATAACCAAAAAGCTGTTGCACTCATGCAAAATTTAATGCGAAATGGCACTAATATTGTTATTAGTGAAGATAGTATTAGCACACTTTATTACAATTTACGTCATTCAAAGCAAAAACAGCTTATATTGCTTGACTTTCTAGAAGTGATAACTCAAAAATGGCAGCTAGCAAGCTTTGGTGTCGAAACAATAAAGAAGGCTATAAAGTACTCTAAAAATTCTAACGCCGACTTGGAGGATGCATTGCAATACTTTTGCGCAGATAAAGAAGGCTGCGAAGTTATATACACGTGCGATAAAAACTTCCCAAAAATTGCTATTGCTGTAAAAAATTATGATTAA